ATCTATGATAATTTCTTTTGGGCTGTTTGTTAGGTTATGAAAGGTTGACTTAAACACAAGTAaatgtattaataattaagttTATTGGATAAATCTAAAAGGAAACTTGAGATGCACATACTTGAGAGACAAATTGTTTGTTGTACTTACAGCATACGAGGACAGCAATACCGCAGTTTCTGGGGGACAATATACTTCCTCATTGCAAATGCATTCCTTCACTTGCAAGAAAAATAGCCGCTACAAAAGAAACAGATTACTTGATATCAAAGAAACAGATTACTTAATATCAGTGCATGaataaatagagaataatacatggctGCAGGGAGAtataaaatttccctttgagTACTTGATATTGGGTTGAACATGTTTCTTATATAAACACCTTTCTAACAAAAAGAAGCCGACTTAattcaaaaaaagaacatgttGCCGTTCATTTATAGCACTAAAGAGAGAGTTAGGCACAAGTCAGCACTTAATTGACTATCTCAAAcatacatgaaaaattaattaggtggtgatacggtttttctcagcaatggaaatccctataaagcactccagtttatgtaataaaactCTTTACAAGACAGTGACTTGACTACCTTAGTGGTTTCCAATATCACTTCTTCATAGACATCTTCAGGATAGAATTTAGCTCGGAACTTGAACTGAAGTGGAGACTCTTTTCTCACATCCTGACTTTGGACCTgacaaaagaaacaatcaaaGGTATCCTGTGGTAAGCTCATCGAGTAAGTAAGATACTGTCTCAGGGTAGTGATATAGCGACTTATCAAGCTTACAGAGTCGTTGCAAATGCAGTGTAGTACATTTCTGTTTAACGATTTCATATGAATAAGAGCATTCTTAACAACCATTTAATGAATGCATAAAAGTGCCTGCTGAACTTGAGACAATTTATTGGAAATCGATTACAAACTTTCCATTGTTGACACCCGACATCCTGATTCCCCAAGCATCCCGATAGCTCTCCACGAGCTAAAAACGAGGAGACTACAGCCATAAATTTGGGAAAgtttccaataattattaactgCAGACCTATTGTAGATGGCTGAAAGGCTACTTTCTAAAGAGACTGTGGTGCTGCTTATGTGGGGAAGTGAAATGCTGAAACTTGgtttgaaacaagttgataaggatcaaatttccaccactgagagATTATGAAGCTTATGTTTTAAGGGCTGGCCCATCGTCAGAATGACAATGAAGGGTTAACGCTCAAGACAtcatcttcattatctctCCAATGtggaaatttgattttcatcAACTTGCTTGACACCAAACTCTACTGTACTATCTTAAAACAATCACACAACAACGGCAAATTGCTCTTGAGCTCaacattaataaataaatgtctTGGCCCTATGGCAGGTATGGTAGTCTTTAGTAATTAAGGAGCACCTTTCAGCACTGAGTCCAACAGAGATTAGGTACtactaaaaagaaaatgatttaaagGTCTCTCTTGAAATCCCCATAATTCTTCAAGTATCTGGGTTACACACTGATTAGCAATGTAGACATTAATGTTGCTGGTTTAAAGACATCAGAAAGGCTGTCTACACAATGATAGAGGAATATTTCTGTTACTTGGAACAGCTAAACACATTCCACAGTTTTTCTAAAAGGCACTTAacccaacaaaaaaattaatcaaggTGAAATCAAGCATGCAGTGATATCACTTATTGTAGAaccttttattgttattaattatCTAATACCAAGAGAACCAAACTCCACCattaatgcaaattaattccaagTGGATGACACTCAACATAGACCCTGATACTCTTTGGAAAATGGGACTTGTAGACAACTACATGAAAGCTGAACAGACCAGAATATGTTTTACAAAGTATGACATAAAAAGGTCACTTACTTAGAGCATTCAGAATAAATGGCCCCCGGCCTTTTTAACAATACAATATGACAGGCAGTGACTTGTCAGGTAATGACCTTAGTTCATTAATGCGAACGCAACAAAACATAAACACGTAGATAGCATTCCGAACTCTCAATCTTGCATGACAGCATTTATGCGATGGAGAAATCTTGCTTCAAGTCTTAGttataagaaaaatatatattttcaatGTTTCTGTTTGTCATTCGAATGTGCTGAGTCCCACATTAAGACAACTTAATGTTTCCCCAGCCAATAAGACTGTAGTTCAATAATCATTTTACTAAAACTAAACTCGTTAAGTTAACAACTTAACAACTTGCTGAAAAGACAACCGCACAACTACGATATCATTACGCTGAGTGGCGGAGCAAAATCGAAGCTTGGGATTTGTTACTGATTACCACGCAAATAAATAAGGCGTTAAGTGCACAGATAATCAAACCTTCTTGTTCAGCTTGAGCCATGTTGGGAAGCCCTTGGTGTCGGTGTATAACAAGCCGAAGTACCAAATTTCACGTAGTCCGATAGTCTTTACGACCTGGTAAAAGATATAAGCAAATGCGCTTTCACGCTTCGATTCTCCTATAATTTTATTCCGTTCGCGTGGGAACAGGCCGGACGCTATTTAAACTGGGCAATGTCCCTATCAAGAAATGATAAACTATACCTGATCGAAAAGTTGCTTTCCGGTGGTACTAGGTTGGATGGCAAACTCGAGTTCTGCATCCACAGTGGTAACACGAACATTTACCTGTGAAGGAAGTCAACGGTCGCTCTTgttaaatgaaaattctcCTTCGAATGGCATACTTGGAACCACCAAATTTCACGCCGGTTTTTGGCTAGCTTGAACAACTTACCATTTTAGGCATCTTGaatcttcttttttatttccacaaaaccctcaaatgcaaaataatgGAAAGTCTTGTCGACAGTGTAAGGTTCTGCAAGTCTctgacaaaatacaaaaggaaAGAAGTTAGCACAAATAATGTTACCAATACTCCCTATTTCAGTCACGCTTTAAAATATttcccttgaaaaaaaaatagagagtGCTATGAACACGCGTCTGAAACTTATACATGGTCAGCATCTTAACAACTCTGTAACCTAGCAAACCTTATGTCTGTAGAAAACTATTTAAAACTCCAGTTCATTGCAATTTCAGCCAAGCTGAAGTTCCAGAAATCACAGAAACAGTTTCCAACTACAAGGAACAGTCGCATCCATATCCGAATAAAAGGCTTTCAAACGGTACAAACAATTCTCGAAGGGTTCTTCACAGGAGTGCTATCAACCTATCTTACCTATGtgaacaagaaaagcaaaaatatcGAACGAACAGTCTCGAATTTGCTCAAGAATCTTCCCACTAAACCATAAGGATGGGCGTAACTCCAAAGGTGAAATAGAGTGAGAAGCAATACATTGCATCCCCCTCTGGGATACAATCAGTACATTCCCGAGATAGCCTGAGAACTATTTCCGCGATTACCGACCAAGGgcagtcccgaaacttttcgggcgcatttcgggtgaatTAATtatctttgtatcttcaaaacgaaggcgtctcgagccGAGAAACTTTGCAgctattttgatttttattccctttacaacatataagacgaccagctttacagaatacgCGGGTTGGTGTTTTACGAATTGCTTTCCGGATGCGAAAAGtattcgggactttcgagaaacgggcccctggggcccgtttctcaaaagtcccgaaacttttcaggCCTATTTCGGGATCCACAATTCCCGTTATATCTTCGcgacgccgaggttctaagccatcaaacttcgtaatcctcttaccttttttttttttcaccttaaaacgaattttcaaagcgagcggattgcagtttgacaactggcttttcggctCCGAAAAGTtcttcgagaaacaggccccaggcccCAATTTTTCAACGATTGGGTAGCGCCATCCATGAGATGACACAATTTCTCGTGtattatacatatatacactGGATAGGAATTTATCCAGTGGGTGGCGCTATCGGACGTTTAAACAACTGGAACCATGGCTACAAGGTGCCACAGGGGCTAGGTCCAACAAGGTCACCGATTGTCGTGTGTGCAATAAAATGTGGTGCCCAATATATAaggacaaaaatttggttttatcaaacgagttgataaaggttgaattaccaccgtgaaagatttagaaagctgacgtttcgagcgttagcccttcgtcattcgctctgacgaagggctaacgctcgaaacgtcagctttctaaatctttcacggtggtaattcaacctttatcaactcgtttgataaaaccaaatttttgttttgatctctcccaccgacgcagcaccacagtttctttagaaactagaaatccaatATATAAGGAGGCAGCATTTATCACGATTTCGCTAGTTACTGAAGCAGTCGAGATTTGGAATTCCGGCGTGAACGAAACTCATCGAGCGTAACAGTTGGCTTATTGAGCCCTAAAACCTGTCAGAATATTCCAGAATCTCTATCATAGGACAAAATAAGTTTTATGAACGTTTTCCTGAGTTATTTTCTGGTGCTTTCCTTCATAGGCCTTATTGCGTTTTCTCAAAATATATTCTCTATTCATTGCTAGCTAGACCCCCGtggcttttttttaaatttacatgTGAGATGTAGACATAAACCATATTTATGTAACATATTTGCGtaaagtctttgaaaaaaagtgaTTTTTGGCCGGCTTTGCGCTAGCCTGCAAATAGACATATTTCCCAGCCTGTTGGCTCTCGGTGGAGAGAAACGACAGCAGGAAATACTTCTGTCTTCGCAGGCCAGTTTTGCCCACTTCAGAGCAAACACAAAGACTTCTTCGGTATTCTTATTAATTATTGCTAAAGTGTTAGTTGCTCTTCAAGTAAAAGGAGGAAAAAACATCATTTTCCAAATCGTCAACTCTAGTCGAAAAGCTACTGTTCTGAAATGGCCAAGTCCTTTCAACAATACATCGAATGTTTAAGCTAATCTCTGATACAAAGTGCCATAGTCACCTTCTTTTTTAGCAACATGAATTTAGCTATGATGTCATATAGTATGAATAAAGCAGAACTAAATATTTTACTATGTCATGGTAATGTTGGATGAACCTAGAACCTTAATGTGGGCAGGATAAAAAATTTcgattgttttgttgttaagGTTTAGTTCTGCATCCTCCGGCACATTCCTCTTGGTAAAAATAATCTAAATTCACCAGGCAGTCTTCCATGCAGAACCGCTAATTTTAACGATGAAAAATCCGATTGTTATTACCATGATTCGAGGCGATGCACTGCCAAAAACGGATTTGAAGTAGGAACtagaataacaataacaaaaatgaaacgGAGGTCATGAAAAGACTTAATGGTCATCCTTAGTTTGGTTATCGAAAGAAATTCATCTTGGGAAAATAAATTAGGTATTTATTTGAAGTTTTGAAGTCAAGCGGGCAAAAGCTGAATCTGTGCTCTTTCCTTGTGCTTCGTGCTGTTAGctggcagaaaaaaaaagagttagTTTGAGAGCCTGCCGTTAAGTGCTCTTAATTTCGAAAAACTGAGTACAAGTTTGAGTTTCTGAAAGATAATGCGGGACACAAATTATAAGGcaacttttatttcaactCGGCCGCGGGTTGATGAGGCTGGTTAGGCCCCTTTGCAATACATGGTAAATTAATACGCCGAGAAAAGTATAAAGGTGTTAAAAATGATCAATGATTAATATTCTAACCgtattaattaaataaagagTCCTAAATTTATAACAGTGCGAAAATTATAGTGAGCTGTACATTACAAAATTGTTAAATTCCTTTGGGATTGTTGCTGAACGTAAGGTGATgaaatcttcactttgggaaaaataaaagatgtAGATTTTGAGTCTGCAGTTTTCTTGCGTGGGACGACAAGCTTGTTGGCGCCTCTAAAGTTCTTCTTGTAATTTCGTATGACGAAAAACTCAATAATGTCTCTTAGGCGACGATTGGACAAAGTTAAGCCGTTGTCATCATCACCATGAAAGGGCACCCGTTTGTTGTAGACACACCTTAGAGCTCTCGCATTACGCCTTTCCAGCTTCCTGTTATCAGACTCATTGCAATTGTGCTAAATAGCAGAACTTTAAGTGAGTTAGACATTACATACAAGTTGTAGAGGCACATTTTCGAAGAATGATAGCCTATCAGTTTATTCGAAAATGTTCTTTAGCCTGCTCAAAACATctgactttttttaaaataaaaaaaataggtgCTTAACAAGCGTGTGTGTCTACTGCCATAATTAGTCTCTTACCGATAGTGCTAGCACTTTTTTGGGCATTATTTTGCTTCGCGAgcacttttttttacattttatcccAAAAAGCACTGCtagcattttttcttattttcgactgattatttgtataattttgcGTTAAACAGCACAATCTGACTTCATATATGTTGTCCAAAGCCGCATTTTGCACTCATTTTAGTCAAAGGAGCCGAGGAAGCTGGGGAATAGGTTTGATAGGTCAGCCGTTGCCTTCTAGAGACCATGATCCATCACACTCGTTCCAAGATTAAagttaaatggaaaaaaacattgatcgttacattttgttgatgaaaaatgcaagtgaaaatctgaaaaatgttATGTTCTATGATTAAAAAAGGCGGAAaaagtgagcatttttttataACCCACAagcactttttaaaaaaattagcattattttagcacttttttggcaaaaaacaagcactgcttttagcatttaatgctttttttacGAGCACTTTCGGTAAGAGCCTAGCCATAATCTAGCATTTTATTTCCTGGGTGAAAGgaaatatattatattataaattCAGTTGCGTATGGTGGGTGACCGCCGAATGAAAATAAACGAAATTGTCTGAAACACGGTCAGAGGATAATCAAGAGATACAAGAAGACACTGTGGgtataaatttgaattttattttgatttaagGCAATAAATAGATCGCTCAAATCATATTATATAACCTCTAGCCAATGTTCAGCAATAATGTTAAGTTTGGGAAGCCTGTGGTATGATGTTACGCGTCGACGGACGGAcctattaaccctttcactcccgttagtgccaattggcacttatagattttactctgtctaacgccagacgattttactcgtcaatggagaacccctcgggagttaaagggttaacagcaacatcatcaaaaactatgtccccgtttaaccctttcactcccgttagtgccaattggcacttacagattttactctgctaacgccagacgattttactcgtcaatggggaacccctcgggagttaaagggttaaagcGGCTTCGCCTTCACGAGACAGTAGCCACAAAAATTGTCGCCTGTAAAAAAAGTTGATGATTATGAATTCGCTCTGTTTCAAACAGTACTTTATTTAGATCTTGACTGAAGTTATTTTGCCACAATGTTGATGTTACAGATAAGATTATCAGATACAAATAAAGTGACCGAGTCACGCAATCATTATTTTGGCGATTCCTGGAAATCTGAAATCTGCGCAGGCGTGCGTCTTTCCGAGAAAGCGATTGTAACAACTGTTGGAGTTTATTCTTCAAAACCTCCTGGAGAAATTCTTCTCAGAGCCACTGGTTTTTTTAGTATAACTGCTTTTTCGCCTCAGATAAAAGTATTAGCAGCCGGAGGATTCAAATTCCGCCGTCAGTAATAAATAGTTCACGCTACTGAACGTCAAGGGTGTCTAACGCAGCTACTGAATAATGGCGGGGAGGACTGCTCCTCGATTATTCAATGTGGAGTACAACAGAATAGCAATGTCCGATAACGGTGATGTGGCTGTCATCGATAAAATTCAGAACTGTGTTAATTTGTTCGGAAAAGGAACCCCGAACGGCGTTGACCAGCAATGGATGGCGAGGAAGCTGACAGAAGGCTTATCAAGGCCTTTCGACATTTCTTTCGGACCAAACGACCATCTTTTAGTTTCCGACAACGGAGACGCAAGTCTGAAGACTTTTGACTTGAATAGAAACCTGAAACAAGTTAATCAGATTGTCATTGGCCAAGATAAGGACGGGAAACTAGTTGTGCAGGATTGTGCGAGACGTGAGGGACTCAATATCAGGTTCAAAATTTTTCGAGTACCACAAAACATTGTAGTGGGTCCAGGACCTTTATATCAATTGTTTGTGTCAATCGATGTGGATATAGTTCTTATCAACATGGACTGGAAGGAAATGATTCCTTTAAGTTATTTTCTTGTGCAAAATCCTTTAGATTGGTGCTTCGTTCAATATGATAAGAGTTTAGTCTGTGATAATATAAGTTCAGTGAAGGATCATGGGGTAAGCCATAAGGTTGGGGGTTTTAATCCTTTAGCAATCACAAAAGCTGAATTCTGCGCCATGTTCTATCATGTCACAGAGACGAGATATTTAGGATTTTCATGTCTTGACAAGTTTCACTGCATCGTTGGAAAAAGACAAGATACAAGAAAATTTTCCGAAACAGTTGTCGTTTACGTGCGCGTCATGGATCAGAATCGGCGCATGATATTTCACGCCAGATACGGAAATTGTTACGAAGGCCCTCACGCCAACACGATTCACGCAGAATATTTCATGCTTGTTGATGAAGACTTCAGACGAGCTGTTAAAATTCTCCGTGATCTAAGAGGAGGTCATATCAACATGTACATGAACAAACAACCATGTTCTCGCTCCACAGGACACGGGAAGAAAACCGAACTCAAGATAAAAGATTGCTCACGGGATTTGGTCAATTTCTACAATCTTCATTGTTCGCCTAACAACATAAAGTTGACAATCAGTATTTCCCAGTTGTACAAAGTAGACATGTTCGCGATGTTGCCTCAGGAGGCATCACTGGCTCAGGATATTGTAAACGCCCAGTTTGGCCTCAGATTATTGGTTTCGGCTGGAATTAATGTAAACGCCATGACTCATGAATGCTGGGG
This sequence is a window from Acropora palmata chromosome 6, jaAcrPala1.3, whole genome shotgun sequence. Protein-coding genes within it:
- the LOC141884275 gene encoding uncharacterized protein LOC141884275; translated protein: MAGRTAPRLFNVEYNRIAMSDNGDVAVIDKIQNCVNLFGKGTPNGVDQQWMARKLTEGLSRPFDISFGPNDHLLVSDNGDASLKTFDLNRNLKQVNQIVIGQDKDGKLVVQDCARREGLNIRFKIFRVPQNIVVGPGPLYQLFVSIDVDIVLINMDWKEMIPLSYFLVQNPLDWCFVQYDKSLVCDNISSVKDHGVSHKVGGFNPLAITKAEFCAMFYHVTETRYLGFSCLDKFHCIVGKRQDTRKFSETVVVYVRVMDQNRRMIFHARYGNCYEGPHANTIHAEYFMLVDEDFRRAVKILRDLRGGHINMYMNKQPCSRSTGHGKKTELKIKDCSRDLVNFYNLHCSPNNIKLTISISQLYKVDMFAMLPQEASLAQDIVNAQFGLRLLVSAGINVNAMTHECWGKLAQYAEIELPRYQGSNRHKLDIYIRSVLSDLKRTTFFPFLP